A genome region from Oceanococcus sp. HetDA_MAG_MS8 includes the following:
- a CDS encoding OmpA family protein has product MKKTQLTAAAVAALACTSSAWAQDSEERATYFSVLGSYIVADDQRDVDNADAGQNTAIDEGYGVQFVMGQMTSSGFGFELSLFNDMFETDQNNGTDFYRYGVGLDAIYAFGDWIGLSSDRSGFTPYVLLGGGAVYNDVFPDDRDDYGYYANAGLGMVTPALNKYGMKIRLDLRYVYDDFESGYDEEYKGNIGIEFPLFGEPKVVEKIVEQVKVVEVEKDSGLRDSDDDGIVDGKDNCPNTPAGTRVDGEGCPLGDVVALDGVTFEFNSDRLRPDAATILQDAAEVLERYPEMLVEVAGHTDSIGGDSYNQSLSQQRAESVRQYLITQGISAERLTAVGYGESEPRATNDTEEGRELNRRVELRIQN; this is encoded by the coding sequence ATGAAGAAAACGCAACTGACAGCTGCGGCTGTTGCCGCTTTGGCCTGCACGAGCAGTGCCTGGGCGCAAGACAGTGAGGAACGCGCCACCTATTTCAGCGTTCTGGGTAGCTACATTGTTGCTGATGACCAGCGCGACGTTGATAACGCCGATGCCGGTCAGAATACCGCCATTGACGAAGGCTACGGCGTTCAGTTCGTTATGGGCCAGATGACCTCCAGCGGTTTTGGCTTCGAGCTTTCCCTGTTCAATGACATGTTTGAAACCGACCAGAACAACGGTACGGACTTCTACCGCTACGGTGTGGGACTGGACGCCATCTACGCCTTTGGCGACTGGATTGGCCTGAGCAGCGATCGCAGCGGCTTTACCCCCTACGTGCTCTTGGGTGGTGGCGCCGTCTACAACGACGTCTTCCCCGATGACCGTGACGATTATGGCTACTACGCCAACGCCGGCCTGGGCATGGTGACCCCCGCACTGAACAAGTACGGTATGAAGATCCGCTTGGATCTGCGCTACGTCTACGACGACTTCGAGTCCGGCTACGACGAAGAGTACAAAGGCAACATCGGTATTGAGTTCCCCCTCTTCGGCGAACCCAAAGTGGTGGAGAAGATCGTCGAGCAAGTTAAAGTGGTTGAAGTCGAGAAAGACAGCGGCCTGCGCGACTCCGACGATGACGGCATCGTGGATGGCAAAGACAACTGCCCCAACACCCCTGCTGGCACCCGAGTTGACGGCGAAGGCTGCCCCTTGGGCGACGTGGTTGCCTTGGACGGCGTGACCTTTGAGTTCAACAGCGATCGTCTGCGCCCCGATGCGGCCACGATCTTGCAAGATGCCGCTGAAGTCCTTGAGCGTTATCCCGAAATGTTGGTGGAAGTTGCTGGCCACACCGATTCCATCGGTGGCGACAGCTACAACCAAAGCCTGTCCCAACAACGTGCAGAGTCGGTGCGTCAGTACCTGATCACGCAGGGCATTTCTGCCGAGCGCTTGACGGCTGTGGGTTATGGTGAGAGCGAGCCGCGTGCGACCAACGACACCGAAGAGGGTCGTGAGTTGAACCGTCGGGTTGAGCTGCGCATCCAGAACTAA